In Prochlorococcus marinus str. GP2, the genomic window TCTTTTTTTGGCATATAACCAGGTGCTTTCCCACCAATGTCAACATATAGTCCATCACTTTCGATTGCTATAGTCTTACCTGTAATTGTTTCTCCAGTAGCCCCAATTGGCTCATTTTCATTTAAAGCCTCCAAAAAAGCATTTTCATCAAAATCGAATTCATCAACTTTTCTCTCAATCTGAAAATCTGTATTGTGCTCAGAAAAATTAAGAGGTCTATTTAAGTCTTGTTGAGTTGAATCTTGTTGAGAAATATCAAGATTCTCGGTATTTACATTGCTGGCCTCAATTTCTTTTACTGAATCATCTTTAATGAGTTGAGGTTTGATTGCAATATTTTCTTTTTTAATAACTTCTTGCGAATTGTTTTGCTCATTACTTATTTCTTGAGTATCTTTCTTGCTTATGTGAAGTACCTGAAGAGGTTTTTTATTGCCCTTTGGTTGGATATTATCTTGGGCATTTTTATTTCTGACTCCCATCGTAGGTAAAATAAGAATGATTAATTATTAACATACTCTAAATGTTAGTACTCAAAATTAAAATTAATGAACTTTAAACCAATACCTAATAAATTTGAATATCTAAATTGGCAAGAAATTGAGAGTATTGCAAAAAACAAGAGATCAACTGTGATTTGGCCATTTGGTGCTGTTGAGCAACATGGACCGCATTTGCCTCTTGCTACAGATAGTATTTTTGTTGATGAAATAATTAGCGAAGTTTTTAAATTATTCTCTGCTGATATTCCATTAAAAAAACTTCCAACTCAATATATTGGTTTTTCTCCAGAACATAAGGGCTTTGCAGGGACAATTTCACTTTCCTCAAATTTAATAACCTCAATGATTAAAGAGGTCGGAGGTCAATTATCAGAAATGGGTTTTAAAAGATTGATATTGATTAATGGACATGGAGGTCAAATCTCATTGCTAAATGCAGCTGCAAGAGAGTTAAGAAGTTTCGCACCAGGGATGGCAGTTTTCCCTTGTTTCTTATGGAGTGGTGTTAACGGATTAAGTGAATTGTTAACAAAAACTGAGATTGAGGATGGGCTGCATGCCTCTTTGGCTGAAACAAGTTTGATGCTCGCGTTAAAACCAGAATTAGTAGGTCATGAACGCCCAAATGAGGGAATTAAAGGAAAGATCCCAGAAGGTTGGAGTCTTGAGGGCAATGCACCTACTGCTTGGCTTACTGACGACTTCAGTAAATCAGGTGTTATAGGGGATAGTAGAGGAGCAAATGAGACTTTAGGAAAAAATTTAAAGGAATTATTGATTAATCATTGGTTCAAATTGATTATGAATTTGATGCAATCAGATTGGCCAAACAATTCTTGAATAAGTTTAAGTAAAAAATGTGACTTAACAATTGAAACTATTTTCATGATATTTAAATAAACTCACTATAATCATGTAATATTCATGCATAATGAGCTAAAGATTACTGACATGCAAACACTAGAATCAAATAAAAAAACTACTGAAGATTCGACTAATCCGATTCCTTTAGATTTGCCCGACTTCACTACAGATTCTTATAAGGATGCATACAGCAGAATAAATGCAATTGTTATAGAGGGAGAGCAAGAGGCTCATGATAATTACATTTCAATAGCAACTTTAATACCAAATGAGTTAGAGGAGTTGACTAAATTGGCGAGAATGGAAATGAAACATAAAAGAGGGTTCACTGCATGCGGGAGAAATTTAGGAGTAGAAGCTGATATGGAATTTGCTAAAAAATTCTTCTCTAAATTACATGGGAACTTCCAAATTGCTCTTGAAAAAGGAAATTTAACAACATGTCTTCTAATACAAGCTATCTTAATCGAAGCATTCGCAATTTCTGCTTATAACGTCTACATAAGAGTTGCTGATCCTTTTGCAAAAAAAATAACAGAAGGAGTGGTTAAAGATGAATATCTTCATTTAAATTATGGTCAAGAGTGGCTTAAAGAGAATTTATCTACTTGTAAAGAAGAATTGATGGAAGCCAATAAAGTTAACCTTCCCTTAATTAAAAAGATGTTAGATGAAGTTGCTGATGACGCATCAGTTTTGGCTATGGACAGAGAAGAATTAATGGAAGAATTTATGATTGCTTATCAAGATACTTTGATGGAAATAGGTTTAGATAATAGAGAAATTGCAAGAATGGCTATGGCAGCTATTGTCTGATTACAATATTAATTATTTAAGAATTTTAATAATTAATCTTTCTTCTTAAGTAGTTAGCTCTGTGCTATTCTTCATAACATCGTATAGAAACTATTAATAAATTTTAAATGTTTGGGTTAATAGGCCACTCAACTAGTTTTGAAGATGCAAAAAGAAAAGCTTCTTTACTAGGTTTTGATCATATTGCAGATGGCGACCTAGATGTTTGGTGTACAGCTCCTCCTCAATTAGTTGAGAATGTAGAAGTTAAGAGTGCTACTGGGATATCTATTGAAGGTTCCTACATTGATTCTTGCTTTGTTCCTGAAATGCTTTCTAGGTTTAAAACCGCCAGAAGAAAAGTACTAAATGCTATGGAACTAGCTCAGAAAAAAGGAATTAATATTACCGCTTTAGGGGGATTTACTTCTATTATTTTCGAGAATTTTAATCTTTTACAACATAAACAAATTAGAAACACAGCATTAGAGTGGGAAAGGTTTACTACTGGCAATACTCATACCGCCTGGGTTATTTGTAAGCAACTAGAAATAAATGCGCCTCGCATTGGAATAGATCTTAAAAAAGCAACTGTTGCTGTAATTGGTGCTACTGGTGATATTGGTAGTGCTGTTTGTAGGTGGCTTATCAATAAAACTGGGATTTCAGAACTTCTTATGGTAGCAAGACAACAAGAACCACTAGAGCTTTTACAAAAAGAATTAGATGGTGGCACCATAACAAGTTTAGATGAGGCATTGCCTCAGGCGGATATTGTTGTGTGGGTTGCAAGTATGCCTAAAACTATTGAAATTGATACTGATAACTTAAAAAAACCATGTTTAATGATTGATGGTGGATATCCTAAAAATCTTGATGAGAAGTTTAATGGTGAAAATATTCATGTTTTAAAGGGAGGTATTGTAGAGTTTTTCAATGATATTGGTTGGAATATGATGGAACTTGCGGAAATGCAAAATCCTCAGAGAGAGATGTTCGCTTGCTTTGCAGAAGCTATGATTTTAGAATTTGAAAAGTGTCATACAAACTTTAGTTGGGGGAGAAATAATATTTCCCTTGAAAAGATGGAATTTATTGGAGCAGCCTCTCTAAAGCATGGTTTTTCTGCCATCGGACTTGATAAACAGCCTAAAGTATTAACTGTTTAAATTATGGCTAAACGCTATCTCCTTGATTTTGAAAAGCCTCTTGTTGAACTTGAGAAGCAGATAGAGCAAATTAAAGAATTAGCTCGAGATTCAGAGGTAGATGTTAGTCAACAGCTCCTACAACTTGAAACCTTAGCGGCTAGGAGAAGAGAAGAAATATTTAAATCTCTCACCCCTGCACAAAAGATTCAGGTAGCTAGACATCCTCAAAGACCTAGTACTTTGGACTTTGTTCAAATGTTTTGTGATGATTGGATAGAGTTACATGGAGACAGAAATGGTGGCGATGATATGGCACTAATTGGTGGTATAGGTTCGATAAATAATAGACCAGTGATGATATTAGGGCACCAGAAAGGAAGGGACACAAAAGAAAATGTAGTAAGAAACTTTGGGATGGCAAAACCAGGAGGCTACAGAAAAGCTCTTAGGTTAATGCAGCATGCAAATAGTTTTTCCTTACCAATTCTTACTTTTATTGATACTCCTGGAGCTTATGCTGGTTTAAAAGCTGAAGAACAGGGTCAAGGGGAAGCAATTGCAAGAAACTTAAGAGAGATGTTTGGATTGAAAGTCCCAATTGTGGCTACTGTTATTGGAGAAGGCGGTTCAGGAGGTGCACTTGGAATAGGTGTTGCCGATAGGTTACTAATGTTTGAACACAGTGTTTATACAGTTGCTAGTCCAGAAGCGTGCGCATCAATTTTGTGGAGAGATGCTGGGAAGGCACCAGAAGCTGCATCAGCACTTAAAATTACAGGTAAAGATTTACTTAAATTAGGGATTATAGATGAGGTATTACCAGAACCTTCTGGTGGGAATAATTGGGCTCCTTTAGATGCTGGCAATACTCTAAAAGAGGCTATTGAGAAGCATCTTAATGCTTTACTGCAAATGCCTGAAGAAGAATTAATTGGGGAAAGATATAAAAAGTTTAGGGTTTTAGGTAAATTTATTGAAGCCAATAATATTGAAGAGATTTATAGTGAGATCCCCCAAAAAACTGAATAAATTGAAATTAGCTTTTATAACTGGTGCTACAAAAGGTATTGGTAGATCCACCGCAATTACTTTTGCTAATGCTGGCTGGGATTTAATTTTGCTTGCCAGGAACATGGAATCAATGCAGAGACTAAAAAGTGAACTATTGCCTACTAAATCTAAAATTAGCCTAGTTAAATGTGATTTATCTAATTCTCTTGCAATAGATGATTGTATTAAAGATGCAATAAAGAAATATGGCTGCCCTTCAGTCTTGATAAATAATGCTGGTTGTGCATTTAATGGGTCACTAGTTGAGATGGATTTGGGCCAATGGGAACAAACTATGCAAATAAACCTCACAAGTGTTTTCCAAATTTGCAGCTCAATTGTTCCTCAAATGAGAAAAAATGGTGGATTAGTTATTAACGTTAGTAGCCATGCTTCTTATAATGCTTTCCCTCAATGGGGAGCATATTGTATTTCGAAGTCTGCACTAGCTATGTTTACTAAATGCTTGAGGGAAGAGGAGAGATCTAATTCAATCAGAGCCTGCACAATAACTTTAGGTTCAGTAAATACCCCTCTTTGGGACTCAGAATCTATCAATGCTGATTTTGATAAAACTTCTATGCTCTCCTCAAGCGAAGTATCAGATACTATTCTTTATATGGCTCAAAAACCTGAATCACAACTGATTGAAGACTTAACTTTAATGCCTTCTGGAGGAGCTTTTTAAATATTCTTTTTCTTTAATTAGTCCTGAAAAAGTGATATTTTTTAGGATTATTAGAGCCCGATTGAACAATAGAATGTGATATAGTGTATAAGCAATTAAGCTTTTAAAAGATACAGTTAATTAAGTTGCAAACAATTTTCTGTTTAGAATTTTATGACCTCTACACTACCAAACGATAATATTAGAAACTTTGACGATCAGATTACTAATAAATTAATCTCTGAAATTATAAGGGACAGAATTAAGAATTCTGGTAAAAGATTTAGTGCTAATGATAATATTGCAAATTTTATAAATCCTGGAGAACTAGAAATTTTAGAAAAAGAAGTTACCTCAAGGGTTAAAGACTTACTAAAGTCTCTTGTAATAGACGTTGAAAATGACCATAATACCCAGGAGACTGCTGAAAGAGTCTCAAAGATGTATTTAAATGAGGTCTTTAAAGGGAGATATCATGAACAACCGAAAGTAACAAGCTTCCCTAATGATAAGAATCTTGATGAGATTTATACAGTTGGCCCTATTTCTGTAAGATCGGCATGTTCACATCACTTAGTTCCTATTCTTGGAGAGTGTTGGATAGGTATTAAACCTGGGAATAAAGTCATAGGACTTTCAAAATTTGCAAGAGTTGCTGATTGGGTTTTCTCAAGGCCACATATTCAAGAAGAAGCTGTAATGATTCTTGCAGATGAAATTGAAAAACTTTGTGAGCCTAAAGGTTTAGGCATTATCGTAAAGGCTCAACATTACTGTATGAAGTGGAGGGGAGTTAAAGAGCCAAATACAAGTATGATTAATTCTGTAGTAAGAGGTGATTTCAGACATGATTTAAGTTTAAAGCAAGAATTTTTCGAGCTTGTTAAACAGCAATCTGCTACAAATAATTACTAATTCTTTTTT contains:
- a CDS encoding long-chain acyl-[acyl-carrier-protein] reductase; protein product: MFGLIGHSTSFEDAKRKASLLGFDHIADGDLDVWCTAPPQLVENVEVKSATGISIEGSYIDSCFVPEMLSRFKTARRKVLNAMELAQKKGINITALGGFTSIIFENFNLLQHKQIRNTALEWERFTTGNTHTAWVICKQLEINAPRIGIDLKKATVAVIGATGDIGSAVCRWLINKTGISELLMVARQQEPLELLQKELDGGTITSLDEALPQADIVVWVASMPKTIEIDTDNLKKPCLMIDGGYPKNLDEKFNGENIHVLKGGIVEFFNDIGWNMMELAEMQNPQREMFACFAEAMILEFEKCHTNFSWGRNNISLEKMEFIGAASLKHGFSAIGLDKQPKVLTV
- a CDS encoding creatininase family protein, which translates into the protein MNFKPIPNKFEYLNWQEIESIAKNKRSTVIWPFGAVEQHGPHLPLATDSIFVDEIISEVFKLFSADIPLKKLPTQYIGFSPEHKGFAGTISLSSNLITSMIKEVGGQLSEMGFKRLILINGHGGQISLLNAAARELRSFAPGMAVFPCFLWSGVNGLSELLTKTEIEDGLHASLAETSLMLALKPELVGHERPNEGIKGKIPEGWSLEGNAPTAWLTDDFSKSGVIGDSRGANETLGKNLKELLINHWFKLIMNLMQSDWPNNS
- a CDS encoding acetyl-CoA carboxylase carboxyltransferase subunit alpha; this translates as MAKRYLLDFEKPLVELEKQIEQIKELARDSEVDVSQQLLQLETLAARRREEIFKSLTPAQKIQVARHPQRPSTLDFVQMFCDDWIELHGDRNGGDDMALIGGIGSINNRPVMILGHQKGRDTKENVVRNFGMAKPGGYRKALRLMQHANSFSLPILTFIDTPGAYAGLKAEEQGQGEAIARNLREMFGLKVPIVATVIGEGGSGGALGIGVADRLLMFEHSVYTVASPEACASILWRDAGKAPEAASALKITGKDLLKLGIIDEVLPEPSGGNNWAPLDAGNTLKEAIEKHLNALLQMPEEELIGERYKKFRVLGKFIEANNIEEIYSEIPQKTE
- a CDS encoding SDR family oxidoreductase, which produces MRSPKKLNKLKLAFITGATKGIGRSTAITFANAGWDLILLARNMESMQRLKSELLPTKSKISLVKCDLSNSLAIDDCIKDAIKKYGCPSVLINNAGCAFNGSLVEMDLGQWEQTMQINLTSVFQICSSIVPQMRKNGGLVINVSSHASYNAFPQWGAYCISKSALAMFTKCLREEERSNSIRACTITLGSVNTPLWDSESINADFDKTSMLSSSEVSDTILYMAQKPESQLIEDLTLMPSGGAF
- the folE gene encoding GTP cyclohydrolase I, which translates into the protein MTSTLPNDNIRNFDDQITNKLISEIIRDRIKNSGKRFSANDNIANFINPGELEILEKEVTSRVKDLLKSLVIDVENDHNTQETAERVSKMYLNEVFKGRYHEQPKVTSFPNDKNLDEIYTVGPISVRSACSHHLVPILGECWIGIKPGNKVIGLSKFARVADWVFSRPHIQEEAVMILADEIEKLCEPKGLGIIVKAQHYCMKWRGVKEPNTSMINSVVRGDFRHDLSLKQEFFELVKQQSATNNY
- a CDS encoding aldehyde oxygenase (deformylating), coding for MQTLESNKKTTEDSTNPIPLDLPDFTTDSYKDAYSRINAIVIEGEQEAHDNYISIATLIPNELEELTKLARMEMKHKRGFTACGRNLGVEADMEFAKKFFSKLHGNFQIALEKGNLTTCLLIQAILIEAFAISAYNVYIRVADPFAKKITEGVVKDEYLHLNYGQEWLKENLSTCKEELMEANKVNLPLIKKMLDEVADDASVLAMDREELMEEFMIAYQDTLMEIGLDNREIARMAMAAIV